The Amycolatopsis endophytica genome includes the window GTGGACAACCGGCACCCCGGCGGGACACGGTTCCAGCCGTAGGTCTTGCCCACGGTCTGCACGAACTCCTTGTTCGTCATCCACTGCAGGAACTTCCACGAGTCCTGCTTGTTCTTCGCGACCTTCGGGATCGCCAGCGACCAGGTGTAGAGCCAGCCGCTGGCCTCGGTCTTGTTCACCGGCGCGGCGACGTACCCGGACTTGCCGACGATCTTGCTGGACTCCGGGTCCTCGTTCGTCCCGGCCATGACCGTCGCGTCGTACCACATCGCGGCCTGGCCCTGCCCATAGCGCGTGCCGCATTCGGAGAACCCGGCGCTGGAGGCGCCGACCTCGCCGTAATCGCGAACCAGGTTCACGTAGAAGTTCGCGGCCTCGCGGAACTCCGGCGAGTCCAGCTTCGCGTTCCAGTCCTGGTCGAACCACTGCGCGCCGAAGGTGTTGGCGACCGTGCTGAACGGGGCCAGGCTCTCGCCCCAGCCGGGTTTGCCGCGCAGGCAGATGCCGGATACCCCGGCGGCCTTGTCGTCCAGCTTCGCGGCGAAGTCGGCGATCTGCTGCCACGTCGGATGGTCCGGCATGGTCAGCCCGGCCTGCTCGAACAGGTCCTTGCGGTAGGCCAGGAACGACGACTCGCCGTAGAACGGCACCGCGTACATCGAGCCCTCGTAGGACAGCGAGTCGCGGATGCTCGGGATGAAATCGTCCGGGTCGTAGCCGGGACTGGAGTCGATGTAGGGCTGCAGGTTCTCCAGCCAGCCGTTGGCCGCCCACTGCGGGGTCTCGTAGTTGCTGACCATCACCGCGTCGAACTCGCCGCCCTGGGTGGCGGTCGACGCGGTGATCTTCGCGCGCGCCTGGTTCTCCGGCAGCGACACGAACTTGAGCTTGATGCCCGGGTTCGCCGCCTCGAACTCGTGCGACAACGAGATGGCGTCGTTCATCTGCGGGTTCGCCACGATGGCGATGACGAGTGTGTTGCCGCCGGCGCCGAGCGCGCCGGCGCCCGCGCAGCCGGTGAGGGTCAGCAGCGCGGCGACCGCGAGGAGTGCCAGGCGTTTACGCATTCGGGGCCCCCGGCAACACCTGGACCTTCAACCCCGCGCCACTGCGCATCAGTTCCAGCGCGTCGAGGAAGCGTTCCAGCGGCAACGCGTCGGTCAGCAGGGCGTTCGTGTCGACCGCGCCGGACGCCACGAGGTCCAGCGCGGCACCGTAGGAGTGCAGAACAGCCATCGAACCCACCACCGTGATCTCGTCGTTGTAGATCCGGAACGGCGAAAGCGCGACACGTGCCTCCGCCGGGGCGACGCCGAAGACGAGCAGACGCCCGCCGCGGCGCAGCGAATCGAAGGCGGCCTCGATCGCCGGGGCCGCACCGGTGCAGTCGGCCGCCGCGTCGAACCGCTCGCCGTCCAGTTCGGACACGTCGGCGGCGACGGCGTGCGCGCCGAGGTCCTTGGCCCGCGGCAGGCGGGACGCGTTGCGGTCGACGACCGTGACGCGGGCACCGGCCCGCTGCAGGAGCATCTGCATGATCAGGCCCATGGTCCCGGCGCCGACGACGAGGAAGTGCTCGCCCGCCTCGACCCCGACGCGGCGCACGCCGTGCACCGCGCAGGACACCGGCTCGACCAGCGCGCCCTCCTGCCAGGACAGGTGGTCGGGCAGGCGGTAGCAGGTGCTCGCGGGAACGCTCACGTATTCGGCGAAGGCGCCGTCGACGGTGTCGCCGGTGGCGCCCCAGTTCTCACACAGGTTGCCGTGCCCGGCGCGGCACGGGTCGCAGTAGCCGCAGAACAGCGAGGGGTCGACGGCCACGCGGTCGCCGACCTTCCAGCCGCCGGGGACGTTCCCGCCGAGTTCGACGATCTCGCCCGCGAACTCGTGACCGGGGACGATCGGGTACGGCGTCGGCGGGAAGTGGCCGTCGGCGATGTGCAGGTCGGTGCCGCAGATGCCGGTGGCCCCGACCTTGATCACGACGTCGCGCTCCCCCGGTGCCGGATCGGGCACCTCGCCGACCCTGATGGAACCCGGTTGATCGACGATGGCGGCGCGCATGCCGTGTCACCTCTCCCTGCGCTCAGCTGAGCGCATCACGACTCTGTGGTCCTATGCTCGGTTGTGAATTAGAGGCTTTTGCCGGGGCTTGCGTCAACGGTTCGCGCGCTATCATGCTCAGATGAGCGAGTCTGGCGTGCTGAACGGCCTCACCGCGACGCTGGTCGCGTACCGGTTCTACGTGCTGGGCCAGTCCAAGATCGAGATCGCCGCGGACTTCGGGATCAGCAGGTTCAAGGTGGCGCGGATGATCGACGCGGCGCTCGCGCGGGGCCTGGTGCGGGTCGAGTTCGCGCCGCCAGCGCCGGTCGATGTGCGACTGTCCGACGAGCTGCGGTCGGCGTACGGCCTTCGGCAGGCGTTCGTGCTCAACCGAGCGGCCAGTGCCGGACAGCGGCCGCAGGTGCGGCAGCAGGTCGGCGCGTTCGCGGCCCAGTTGCTGGCGGAGACGGTCACCGAGGACGACGTGCTGGGCCTGTCGTGGGCGCGGTCGGTGAACGCGATGGCGGTGTCGGTGCGGCGGCTGCCGAAGTGCCCGATCGTGCAGCTGTGCGGGGTGCAGGCGGGCATGGACATGCGGGACCGGTCGGTGGAGACGGTGCGGCGGGTGGCGGAGGTGTCCGGTGGTGACGCGTTCCCGATCTTCGGCCCGCTGGTGCTGC containing:
- a CDS encoding ABC transporter substrate-binding protein, translated to MRKRLALLAVAALLTLTGCAGAGALGAGGNTLVIAIVANPQMNDAISLSHEFEAANPGIKLKFVSLPENQARAKITASTATQGGEFDAVMVSNYETPQWAANGWLENLQPYIDSSPGYDPDDFIPSIRDSLSYEGSMYAVPFYGESSFLAYRKDLFEQAGLTMPDHPTWQQIADFAAKLDDKAAGVSGICLRGKPGWGESLAPFSTVANTFGAQWFDQDWNAKLDSPEFREAANFYVNLVRDYGEVGASSAGFSECGTRYGQGQAAMWYDATVMAGTNEDPESSKIVGKSGYVAAPVNKTEASGWLYTWSLAIPKVAKNKQDSWKFLQWMTNKEFVQTVGKTYGWNRVPPGCRLSTYRIPEYADAAKAYAQPTLDGIDAADQRNVMTKPVPYPGIQFVGIPEFQDLGTRVSQELSAAIAGQITVDEAIAQSQEYAQTVGDSYRETK
- a CDS encoding sugar-binding transcriptional regulator, with the translated sequence MSESGVLNGLTATLVAYRFYVLGQSKIEIAADFGISRFKVARMIDAALARGLVRVEFAPPAPVDVRLSDELRSAYGLRQAFVLNRAASAGQRPQVRQQVGAFAAQLLAETVTEDDVLGLSWARSVNAMAVSVRRLPKCPIVQLCGVQAGMDMRDRSVETVRRVAEVSGGDAFPIFGPLVLPDRRTTEILRRQPGIAETFAQFPRLTKAVVSIGAWLPGESTVYDAVSPAEREAISARGAKAEVAARLFDADGRPLSTGLAHHVLAIDTAELLRVPEVIALGYTAPKAEAIDAVLRSGLVSTLITDTPAAERALQLRGT
- a CDS encoding zinc-dependent alcohol dehydrogenase family protein, whose translation is MRAAIVDQPGSIRVGEVPDPAPGERDVVIKVGATGICGTDLHIADGHFPPTPYPIVPGHEFAGEIVELGGNVPGGWKVGDRVAVDPSLFCGYCDPCRAGHGNLCENWGATGDTVDGAFAEYVSVPASTCYRLPDHLSWQEGALVEPVSCAVHGVRRVGVEAGEHFLVVGAGTMGLIMQMLLQRAGARVTVVDRNASRLPRAKDLGAHAVAADVSELDGERFDAAADCTGAAPAIEAAFDSLRRGGRLLVFGVAPAEARVALSPFRIYNDEITVVGSMAVLHSYGAALDLVASGAVDTNALLTDALPLERFLDALELMRSGAGLKVQVLPGAPNA